One Cardinium endosymbiont cEper1 of Encarsia pergandiella genomic region harbors:
- a CDS encoding ArnT family glycosyltransferase, giving the protein MGNGFRLKNSIVFYFIVGFGCIFALGIREIHLFDLDELYFAEITREMIRTGNYGQVTFNFEPLYEKPPFFFWLQAVSMHFWGINELGARFPNLVCGLLTLATVYYIGKQYKDQWFGFLWMCLYATTFLPHFYFKSAIIDPFFNYFLLLAIYFLSHSIMPSNPWLYGSAGLSIGFGLLTKGPMALIIPLATLGLSYTWFKGNVVSFKSLVSALLIATAVVSCWLIPEIWSNGCTFIKKFWDYHLLLYHQPVYTHDQPWYYHHLVLFFGCFPSTLLAILILKQKKFIQERYFAANMQALLVVVLVIFTLVGTKIVHYSAMAYFPITFFATDFLHQKIYNRQYSHSAMAFLVIGVMIGSTLALMPWIMLHKTLWIRLVQNQTIKDALQVPVIWNYWDSIPGIIYTIGIATAYYFLVQSRFIPFISNFALINICTLALFLIRIAPKVEAYTQKSMVDFCKACKGKNVYLATVGFKSAAPLFYADLPKILRVTDINWLLEGPIDKPCFFILYKKDSAILKDYLDITYIKSSGCFAFYKRLPKT; this is encoded by the coding sequence ATGGGAAACGGTTTTCGATTAAAAAATAGCATTGTTTTTTATTTTATAGTTGGGTTTGGGTGCATTTTTGCACTCGGTATAAGAGAGATCCATCTATTTGATTTAGATGAACTCTATTTTGCCGAAATTACCAGGGAAATGATACGTACGGGAAACTATGGTCAAGTGACTTTTAATTTTGAACCACTCTATGAAAAACCACCTTTTTTCTTTTGGCTACAAGCAGTTTCTATGCATTTTTGGGGCATTAATGAGCTAGGCGCCCGTTTCCCTAATTTGGTCTGTGGACTATTAACCCTTGCAACGGTATACTACATAGGTAAGCAATACAAAGATCAATGGTTTGGGTTTTTATGGATGTGCTTGTACGCAACTACTTTTTTGCCTCATTTTTATTTTAAATCAGCCATTATAGATCCTTTTTTTAATTACTTTTTGTTATTGGCGATCTATTTTTTATCTCATAGCATCATGCCATCTAACCCATGGTTGTATGGCAGTGCAGGATTATCTATAGGTTTCGGACTATTGACCAAAGGACCTATGGCCCTGATCATACCATTGGCCACGCTAGGATTATCTTACACTTGGTTTAAGGGCAATGTGGTTTCCTTCAAATCATTGGTTAGCGCACTATTGATTGCCACAGCGGTGGTATCCTGTTGGCTTATTCCAGAGATTTGGTCTAATGGATGCACGTTTATTAAGAAATTTTGGGATTACCATCTATTGCTCTACCATCAACCAGTTTATACCCATGACCAACCTTGGTACTATCACCATCTAGTGCTTTTTTTTGGATGCTTTCCAAGTACGCTACTTGCTATATTGATTTTAAAACAAAAAAAATTCATTCAAGAGCGTTACTTTGCAGCCAATATGCAAGCTTTATTAGTGGTTGTATTGGTTATTTTCACCTTAGTTGGTACAAAAATCGTCCATTATAGTGCTATGGCCTATTTCCCTATAACATTCTTTGCAACTGATTTTTTGCACCAAAAGATCTACAATAGACAATATAGCCATTCAGCTATGGCTTTTTTAGTCATTGGCGTAATGATAGGGAGCACTTTAGCGCTTATGCCATGGATCATGTTACATAAAACCTTATGGATCAGGCTTGTACAAAATCAAACTATAAAAGACGCACTACAGGTACCGGTTATATGGAACTACTGGGATAGCATCCCAGGTATTATCTATACCATAGGTATAGCGACTGCTTACTACTTTCTTGTACAATCCCGCTTTATTCCTTTTATAAGTAACTTCGCGTTAATCAATATTTGTACATTAGCATTATTCTTGATCCGTATAGCACCTAAAGTAGAAGCTTATACTCAAAAATCCATGGTTGATTTTTGTAAAGCTTGTAAAGGAAAAAATGTATATCTTGCTACCGTTGGTTTTAAATCAGCTGCCCCTCTTTTCTATGCTGACTTACCGAAAATTTTACGGGTAACTGACATAAATTGGCTATTAGAAGGCCCTATTGATAAGCCTTGTTTTTTTATTTTATATAAAAAAGATAGTGCTATTTTAAAAGATTATTTAGATATTACTTATATAAAAAGTTCTGGATGTTTCGCATTTTACAAGCGATTGCCTAAAACATAG